In Rouxiella sp. WC2420, the following proteins share a genomic window:
- a CDS encoding flagellar basal body protein, whose translation MGISFEKSLGVHPAALQLRLTRAELLAANLANVDTPNFQAKDIDFSSEMQRARQSFGMASTVQLKYRVPYQPSKDGNSVALDVEQAEFAKNTLDYQTSLAFLNLQFSGLKKAIEGK comes from the coding sequence ATGGGTATTAGTTTTGAGAAATCCTTAGGCGTTCATCCTGCGGCCTTACAGCTTCGACTGACCAGAGCAGAGCTGTTAGCGGCAAATTTGGCGAATGTAGACACACCTAACTTCCAGGCAAAAGATATTGATTTTTCTTCGGAAATGCAACGCGCCAGACAAAGTTTTGGAATGGCTTCAACAGTGCAATTGAAATATCGCGTTCCTTATCAACCGTCTAAAGACGGCAACAGCGTTGCGCTCGACGTTGAGCAGGCTGAGTTTGCTAAAAACACTCTCGATTATCAGACAAGTTTGGCTTTTTTGAATCTGCAATTTAGCGGGCTAAAGAAAGCCATTGAAGGGAAATAA
- the flgH gene encoding flagellar basal body L-ring protein FlgH has product MKNKLLSGLIILSLSGCESSSMMVHKDDAAFAPPENLLQPLTPNSGGGLFQSGYNWSLTQDRRAYRVGDILTVKLDESTQSSKQANTHFGKKNDASIGVPEIFGKSLDKLGGSVSGNRKFNGDASSEQQNMLRGAITVAVHQVLPNGVLVIRGEKWLTLNQGDEYMRVSGLVRVEDIERDNSVSSQRIANARISYSGRGALSDSNSAGWLMRLFNHPFFPI; this is encoded by the coding sequence ATGAAAAACAAATTATTAAGCGGGCTGATTATTTTGTCATTGAGTGGCTGTGAAAGCTCTTCGATGATGGTGCATAAAGACGATGCCGCGTTCGCGCCGCCTGAAAACCTGCTCCAGCCTCTTACGCCAAACAGCGGCGGAGGGCTGTTTCAAAGTGGCTATAACTGGTCGCTGACTCAGGACCGCCGCGCCTATCGTGTCGGCGACATTCTGACCGTAAAGCTGGACGAATCCACCCAATCGAGCAAACAGGCCAACACTCACTTCGGCAAGAAAAATGATGCATCCATCGGCGTGCCGGAGATCTTCGGCAAATCATTGGACAAGCTCGGCGGCTCGGTGTCGGGCAATCGTAAATTCAACGGCGATGCCAGCTCTGAGCAGCAAAATATGCTGCGCGGGGCGATAACCGTTGCGGTCCATCAGGTGCTGCCCAACGGCGTGCTGGTGATCCGTGGTGAAAAATGGCTGACCCTCAATCAGGGTGATGAATATATGCGCGTCTCGGGACTGGTCCGCGTGGAGGATATCGAGCGCGACAACTCCGTTTCCTCACAGCGTATCGCCAACGCTCGCATCTCTTATTCTGGCCGTGGCGCGTTGAGTGATTCGAATTCGGCAGGCTGGCTAATGCGCCTGTTCAACCATCCTTTCTTTCCCATTTAA
- the flgC gene encoding flagellar basal body rod protein FlgC — protein sequence MAFTDIYRISASAMTAQTVRLNSIASNMANAETPAANAQSVYKARHPLFAAVYQNSQLMDFKAVAGARVQILDVTETQASVQRYEPNHPLANKQGYVFYPDINVVEEMADMMSASRGFETNVEVLNNVKSMQQSLLKLGEA from the coding sequence ATGGCCTTTACTGATATTTATCGCATTTCTGCCTCAGCCATGACAGCGCAAACGGTCAGGCTAAATTCTATCGCCAGCAACATGGCCAATGCTGAAACCCCGGCAGCCAATGCACAGTCGGTTTACAAGGCACGCCATCCGCTGTTTGCGGCGGTTTATCAAAATAGTCAGCTGATGGATTTTAAAGCCGTTGCCGGTGCGAGAGTACAAATTCTCGACGTCACGGAAACTCAGGCCAGCGTGCAGCGCTATGAGCCAAATCATCCGTTGGCCAACAAGCAAGGCTACGTTTTTTACCCTGATATCAACGTGGTAGAGGAAATGGCCGACATGATGTCTGCTTCGCGCGGTTTTGAGACCAATGTCGAAGTCCTGAATAACGTGAAAAGCATGCAGCAAAGTTTGCTGAAGCTGGGAGAGGCTTGA
- a CDS encoding flagellar basal body P-ring protein FlgI, whose product MNRAFIVFIGLWLAVPASLAQSLGSLVDIQGVRGNQLVGYSLVVGLAGTGDKNQVKFTSQSMMNMLRQFGVQLPPKMDPKVKNVASVAISATLPPMYARGQTIDITVSSIGDAKSLRGGTLLLTQLRGADGEVYALAQGNVVVGGFKAQGESGSSITVNTPTVGLVPNGGSVEREIASDFQSNNTVILNLKSPSFKTANNVAIALNQAFGAQTATAQSATNVIVNAPNDPGARVAFMSMLEDLPVTSGKVQPRVVFNARTGTVVIGEGVVVHAAAVSHGNLTVNISESRNVSQPNAFGKGKTVVTPQSNIAVNQGKGQMISVAAGTSLRSIVDTINSLGASPDDMMAILQALHEAGALDAELVVI is encoded by the coding sequence ATGAATCGGGCATTTATTGTCTTTATCGGGCTGTGGCTGGCCGTTCCAGCCTCGTTGGCACAATCGCTGGGTTCACTTGTGGACATTCAGGGAGTACGCGGCAATCAGCTCGTAGGCTATAGCCTGGTGGTCGGTCTGGCCGGAACCGGCGATAAAAATCAGGTTAAATTTACCAGCCAGTCGATGATGAACATGCTACGCCAGTTTGGCGTTCAGCTGCCGCCGAAGATGGACCCGAAGGTCAAAAACGTTGCATCCGTTGCCATAAGCGCCACCCTGCCGCCGATGTATGCGCGCGGGCAGACGATCGATATCACTGTCTCTTCGATTGGTGATGCAAAAAGCCTGCGCGGCGGTACATTGTTGCTGACTCAACTACGCGGCGCAGACGGCGAGGTTTACGCGCTGGCGCAGGGTAATGTCGTGGTCGGCGGCTTCAAGGCGCAGGGAGAAAGCGGCTCGAGCATTACTGTCAATACTCCGACTGTGGGACTGGTGCCGAATGGTGGATCAGTGGAGCGGGAAATTGCCAGCGATTTTCAAAGCAATAATACGGTGATCCTCAATCTGAAAAGCCCCAGTTTTAAAACTGCCAATAATGTCGCTATCGCTCTCAATCAGGCTTTTGGCGCACAGACTGCCACCGCACAAAGCGCCACTAATGTCATCGTCAATGCGCCAAATGACCCCGGCGCACGGGTCGCTTTTATGTCGATGCTGGAAGATCTGCCGGTAACTTCAGGAAAAGTACAGCCTCGCGTGGTGTTTAACGCACGCACCGGAACCGTGGTGATAGGTGAAGGCGTGGTCGTGCATGCAGCGGCGGTTTCTCATGGAAATCTAACGGTCAATATCAGCGAATCCCGCAATGTCAGCCAACCCAACGCGTTCGGCAAAGGCAAAACCGTGGTCACGCCGCAAAGCAATATTGCGGTCAATCAGGGTAAGGGACAAATGATCTCCGTTGCCGCGGGCACCAGCCTGCGAAGTATTGTTGATACGATTAACAGCCTTGGTGCATCTCCAGATGACATGATGGCCATTTTGCAAGCGCTGCATGAAGCCGGTGCTCTTGATGCTGAACTGGTGGTCATCTAA
- a CDS encoding flagellar basal body rod protein FlgF, which yields MDHLIYTAVSGATRSLDQQAIHANNLSNVNTQGFRADLESAQAQRITGAGYNTRYLVEEKNAGVDLTQGHADVTGRDLDIAIRGAGLIAVNSDAGEAYTRNGLMNVNDSGELTIGGLAVLGDSGPIILPPYKHISVGSDGTISIIPADGDVSAEQDIDRIKLVDIAAKSLHKNAQGWLVASGRALARNDGVELEARHLEGSNVSAVSEMTASIALTRQFEAQIKMMKVAEELAEAGDRLLRNS from the coding sequence ATGGACCACCTTATTTATACCGCTGTCAGCGGCGCAACACGCAGCCTCGACCAGCAAGCTATCCACGCCAATAATCTGAGCAACGTCAATACTCAAGGATTTCGCGCCGATCTGGAAAGCGCGCAGGCGCAGCGCATAACGGGTGCCGGTTACAACACTCGTTATCTGGTGGAGGAGAAAAATGCCGGGGTGGATTTGACGCAAGGTCATGCCGACGTTACCGGTCGCGATCTGGATATCGCTATTCGCGGCGCGGGCCTAATTGCCGTTAACAGCGATGCAGGAGAAGCCTATACCCGCAATGGTTTAATGAACGTGAACGATAGCGGCGAACTCACCATCGGCGGTTTGGCGGTACTTGGTGATAGCGGCCCCATCATTCTGCCACCTTACAAACATATTTCGGTGGGCAGCGACGGCACGATTTCCATTATTCCAGCCGATGGCGACGTAAGCGCAGAGCAGGATATCGACCGTATCAAGCTGGTAGATATTGCCGCCAAAAGTCTGCACAAAAATGCTCAGGGTTGGCTAGTGGCAAGCGGGCGCGCCCTCGCACGCAATGACGGCGTAGAGCTTGAGGCCCGGCATCTTGAAGGCAGCAATGTGTCTGCAGTCAGCGAAATGACGGCCAGCATTGCCCTGACTCGCCAGTTTGAGGCGCAGATCAAGATGATGAAAGTGGCAGAGGAACTGGCTGAGGCCGGCGATCGTTTACTGCGAAACAGTTAA
- a CDS encoding flagellar hook capping FlgD N-terminal domain-containing protein, producing MNVNNRTTGQQLTPYAAEAVPQSNSVAGKENMFMRLMLEQMTHQDPSNPTDSNQMANQFAQMAQTESLTTVAKLMNANNTLMDNLQTLSTANLVGKQVMVQSDSVDLKNQPIEARITLKNPASVVTLHLKDKQGTDHTISLGKLPVGQNGFSLDPQKNGLPAGEYTLSIVTDTGEKSPTIELAGTVNTVRISPADGQILLDINGLGDVPYNQITQFGPAHSKPAHSF from the coding sequence ATGAACGTCAACAACCGTACCACCGGCCAGCAATTGACTCCTTACGCCGCCGAGGCGGTGCCACAAAGCAACAGCGTCGCGGGCAAGGAAAATATGTTTATGCGCCTGATGCTTGAGCAAATGACTCATCAAGACCCCAGCAATCCTACCGACAGCAATCAGATGGCTAACCAGTTCGCGCAGATGGCACAAACCGAATCGCTCACTACTGTGGCGAAGCTGATGAACGCCAATAATACGTTGATGGATAACCTGCAAACGTTGAGCACCGCCAATCTGGTAGGTAAGCAGGTAATGGTGCAATCGGACAGCGTTGACCTGAAAAATCAGCCAATTGAAGCCCGCATAACGCTAAAAAACCCGGCCTCGGTTGTGACCCTCCATCTCAAAGATAAGCAAGGTACGGACCACACTATATCGCTTGGAAAACTGCCGGTCGGCCAAAACGGTTTCTCTCTCGATCCGCAAAAAAATGGACTGCCAGCGGGTGAATATACCCTCAGCATCGTGACCGATACCGGAGAGAAAAGCCCGACTATCGAGCTGGCTGGCACGGTTAATACGGTACGGATCTCCCCGGCTGATGGGCAAATACTACTGGATATCAACGGGCTTGGTGATGTGCCTTACAACCAGATCACCCAGTTTGGTCCTGCCCATAGCAAGCCTGCACACAGCTTTTAA
- the flgE gene encoding flagellar hook protein FlgE, with translation MSFSIATSGLDAVTQQMNSVSNNIANAGTVGFKSGHTQFSALYANGQPMGVGVSKIAQSITRKGNFLASDSELHLAINGAGFFIVRDSSGAPAVTRAGTFGFDNQGRLSSNGMLLQGHGVDAKGALQTGALTDLKISNGAIPAKASDTLGFTANLDSNAKVPTTKTFDPADASSFNSQHTSEVYDSLGGKHQLTQYFVKTGVNKWDVHYVADGKVSSTPPQSLTFNSSGKLLTPTGPLMLNSIFTPTTGAAAISLAVDYAGTSQYQSPFDVTQDKSNGYPTGQKTGQRIDEDGTVYATFSNGERLLQGQLVLANFRNPNGLSPQDNTTWQQTSASGEMLTGNPGTGLYGSIKASMLEESNVDLTAELVGLMTAQRSYQANTKVISTDNSMMTALFQAL, from the coding sequence GTGAGCTTCAGTATCGCCACTTCAGGTTTAGACGCCGTGACTCAGCAGATGAACAGTGTCAGTAATAATATTGCCAACGCGGGAACCGTGGGATTCAAGTCTGGGCACACCCAATTTTCCGCCCTCTATGCCAACGGTCAGCCAATGGGTGTTGGCGTCAGTAAAATAGCGCAAAGCATAACCCGTAAAGGCAACTTTTTGGCTTCTGACAGCGAGCTGCATCTGGCTATCAATGGCGCAGGATTTTTTATCGTTCGCGATAGTTCAGGCGCGCCGGCCGTGACACGCGCAGGTACTTTTGGTTTCGATAATCAGGGCAGACTGAGCAGCAACGGCATGCTGTTGCAGGGGCATGGCGTTGATGCCAAAGGCGCATTGCAAACCGGCGCTTTGACGGATCTGAAAATCTCCAACGGCGCGATACCGGCCAAGGCCAGCGATACACTGGGCTTTACCGCCAATCTGGACAGCAATGCAAAAGTGCCGACCACAAAAACGTTCGACCCTGCCGATGCCAGCAGTTTTAATTCGCAACACACCAGTGAGGTGTATGACTCTCTCGGCGGCAAACATCAGCTGACGCAGTATTTTGTGAAAACCGGCGTCAATAAGTGGGACGTTCACTATGTCGCCGACGGTAAAGTGTCGAGCACTCCGCCGCAAAGCCTGACCTTTAACAGCAGCGGTAAATTACTTACCCCGACCGGCCCGCTGATGCTGAACTCGATCTTTACCCCGACGACGGGTGCCGCCGCGATTTCACTTGCCGTGGATTATGCCGGGACCAGTCAGTACCAATCGCCATTTGACGTCACACAGGATAAATCCAACGGATACCCGACCGGCCAAAAAACCGGCCAAAGAATTGATGAAGACGGCACGGTTTACGCCACCTTCAGCAATGGCGAACGCTTGTTGCAGGGGCAGCTTGTGCTGGCCAACTTCCGTAATCCCAACGGCCTTAGCCCGCAGGACAACACGACCTGGCAGCAGACCAGCGCCTCGGGAGAAATGCTGACCGGCAATCCGGGAACAGGTCTATATGGCAGCATCAAGGCATCAATGCTTGAAGAGTCAAATGTCGATTTAACCGCCGAACTTGTGGGACTGATGACCGCTCAGCGCAGCTATCAGGCTAACACCAAAGTCATCAGTACAGATAACAGCATGATGACCGCGCTGTTCCAGGCACTGTAA
- the flgG gene encoding flagellar basal-body rod protein FlgG — MNPALWISKTGLAAQDAKMSAISNNLANVNTNGFKRDRVIFQDLFYQNQRAPGGQLDQAHIAPTGIQFGTGVKVVGTQKQFTQGSNQVTKGNLDLAISGQGFFQIENANGDIAYTRAGNFQSSPDGTLVTAEGLPVIPRIEIPANTKELHIGKDGTVTASVGGEADPVEVGQITLVNFVNAGGLEALGSNLYKETAASGEAVEGVPGEDSFGQLEQGSLEGSNVQVVEEMVDMITVQRAYEMNAKMVSAAGDMLKFATQTL; from the coding sequence ATGAATCCTGCGTTATGGATAAGCAAAACCGGGCTAGCGGCACAAGATGCCAAGATGAGTGCCATCTCCAATAACCTCGCCAACGTTAATACCAACGGCTTCAAGCGCGATCGGGTCATCTTCCAGGACTTGTTTTACCAGAATCAGCGCGCTCCCGGCGGCCAGCTGGATCAGGCGCACATTGCCCCGACCGGTATTCAGTTTGGTACCGGCGTTAAAGTTGTTGGCACCCAAAAGCAGTTTACCCAAGGCTCGAATCAGGTCACCAAAGGCAACCTGGACCTGGCAATTTCAGGTCAGGGATTTTTTCAGATCGAAAATGCCAACGGCGATATCGCCTATACCCGTGCCGGAAACTTTCAGTCCAGCCCGGACGGTACGTTGGTCACCGCAGAAGGATTACCGGTGATCCCGCGGATTGAAATTCCGGCGAATACCAAAGAGTTACACATCGGCAAAGACGGCACAGTGACTGCAAGCGTCGGTGGAGAGGCAGACCCGGTCGAGGTTGGCCAGATTACGCTAGTCAACTTCGTTAACGCTGGCGGTCTGGAGGCTCTCGGCTCCAACCTCTATAAAGAAACTGCTGCCAGCGGTGAAGCTGTCGAAGGTGTGCCGGGCGAAGACTCATTTGGACAGCTCGAACAGGGATCGCTGGAAGGTTCCAACGTTCAGGTAGTGGAGGAGATGGTCGACATGATCACCGTTCAACGCGCCTACGAGATGAACGCGAAGATGGTTTCGGCCGCGGGCGACATGCTGAAGTTTGCTACACAAACGCTGTAA
- a CDS encoding rod-binding protein, with protein sequence MVAAISTSRAYIPGDFGGSAKPQNIAQASEQFEAMFLRSMTQQMRKASDALVGDDDPFNSKQQRMMRDFYDDKLSQTLAAQHRSGIADLLIKQLGQREKP encoded by the coding sequence ATGGTTGCAGCTATCAGCACGTCACGCGCCTATATTCCAGGTGATTTCGGCGGCTCCGCCAAACCGCAAAATATTGCTCAGGCCTCAGAACAGTTCGAGGCGATGTTCCTACGTTCAATGACCCAGCAAATGCGCAAAGCGTCCGACGCTCTGGTGGGCGATGACGACCCTTTCAACAGCAAGCAGCAGCGGATGATGCGTGATTTCTATGACGATAAGCTGTCGCAAACCTTGGCAGCCCAGCATCGTAGCGGCATTGCCGACCTGCTTATCAAGCAGTTGGGTCAGCGAGAAAAGCCGTGA